A stretch of the Clostridiales bacterium genome encodes the following:
- a CDS encoding ABC transporter permease, whose protein sequence is MNRFFYPRLAWDGLRKNRRLAWPYLLTCICMVAVFYIMGFLCSPATLALLPVGKSSAAIILTLGKWVILVFSVIFLYYTYSFLIRRRAREFGLYNVLGMGKRNLMRIISWENLITFAAALAGGLLSGILLSKLAELGLMNLLNGTVNYAIRVDVDSVVLTAVCFAAIFVLITLSAVIRTARASAVNLMKSENVGEKPPKGNLLIALLGVILLGVAYWLAVSMANPVSALQWFFVAVILVILSTYLLMVTGSVRMCRILQGNKKYYYKAKHFVSVSSMAYRMKRNGAGLASICIIATMILVMLSTTTCMWFGAEDSLKTNYPREINLTTHLYRPEDLSDENLQPVEDAIRAYVEENGGTVSNIRDNRAAMLFGKPSEGTVQCDYRMQDSFTGLNEIIEIDLVPASRWAAEARNSEENILAGLADDETVILTDSGASWTRDTITIAQGSASRTFRVKAVRAAEYEAGSGESIVPRITMFVPDIAKAVEGFASELYSNDRHEVQVSWYYSFDTGLSDEENIRIADEVERIAIMPLRDTGTTAGIRSSWAESRAGGAADFYGMYGSLFFIGILLSTVFLVAAVLIIYYKQISEGYEDVKRFDIMQKVGMTKKDIRSSVRSQLLTVFALPLVFAGLHLVFAFPMIRKMLTLFSLYNVGLFIRTTVISFVVFAAFYAVVYRLTSGVYYRIVSNADTHEM, encoded by the coding sequence ATGAACCGTTTCTTCTATCCCCGCCTCGCGTGGGACGGCCTGCGGAAAAACCGCCGCCTGGCCTGGCCCTACCTGCTCACCTGCATCTGCATGGTCGCGGTGTTCTACATCATGGGCTTCCTGTGCTCCCCGGCCACCCTGGCCCTGCTCCCGGTCGGAAAATCTTCCGCCGCCATCATCCTCACCCTCGGAAAATGGGTCATCCTGGTCTTCTCGGTCATTTTCCTGTACTACACCTATTCCTTCCTGATCCGCCGCCGCGCCCGTGAGTTCGGCCTGTACAACGTGCTGGGCATGGGCAAGCGCAACCTCATGCGGATCATTTCCTGGGAGAACCTGATCACCTTCGCCGCCGCGCTGGCCGGCGGCCTGCTGTCCGGCATTCTCCTGTCCAAGCTTGCGGAGCTGGGTCTCATGAACCTCCTCAACGGCACCGTGAATTACGCCATCCGCGTGGATGTGGATTCCGTGGTGCTCACCGCCGTCTGCTTTGCGGCCATCTTCGTGCTCATCACGCTGTCCGCGGTGATCCGTACGGCCCGCGCCAGCGCCGTCAACCTCATGAAGTCCGAAAACGTCGGTGAGAAACCGCCGAAGGGCAATCTCCTTATCGCCCTGCTGGGCGTCATCCTGCTGGGTGTTGCCTACTGGCTGGCCGTTTCCATGGCCAACCCGGTTTCCGCCCTCCAGTGGTTCTTCGTCGCCGTCATCCTGGTCATCCTGTCCACCTACCTGCTCATGGTCACCGGCAGCGTGCGCATGTGCCGCATCCTGCAGGGCAATAAGAAGTATTACTACAAGGCGAAGCACTTTGTCTCCGTCTCCTCCATGGCCTACCGCATGAAGCGGAACGGCGCCGGCCTGGCCTCCATCTGCATCATCGCCACGATGATCCTGGTCATGCTGTCCACCACCACCTGTATGTGGTTCGGCGCAGAGGATTCCCTCAAAACCAATTACCCGCGGGAAATCAACCTTACCACCCACCTGTACCGGCCCGAAGACCTTTCGGATGAAAACCTGCAGCCCGTGGAGGACGCCATCCGCGCCTATGTGGAGGAGAACGGCGGAACCGTCTCCAACATCCGGGACAACCGCGCGGCCATGCTCTTCGGCAAGCCCAGTGAAGGCACCGTCCAGTGCGACTACCGCATGCAGGATTCTTTCACCGGCCTCAATGAAATCATAGAGATCGACCTGGTTCCGGCTTCCCGCTGGGCAGCGGAGGCCCGGAACAGCGAAGAAAACATCCTCGCCGGCCTGGCCGATGATGAAACCGTCATCCTCACGGACAGCGGCGCCTCCTGGACCCGGGATACCATCACCATTGCCCAGGGCAGTGCTTCCAGAACCTTCCGCGTGAAGGCAGTCCGTGCCGCCGAATACGAAGCCGGCAGCGGCGAAAGCATCGTCCCCCGCATCACCATGTTCGTGCCGGACATCGCGAAGGCCGTGGAAGGCTTCGCGTCCGAGCTGTACAGCAACGACCGGCATGAGGTCCAGGTCTCCTGGTATTATTCCTTCGACACCGGCCTGTCCGATGAGGAGAACATCCGCATCGCCGATGAAGTTGAGCGGATTGCGATCATGCCCCTCCGGGACACCGGCACCACCGCCGGCATCCGCTCCTCCTGGGCGGAATCCCGCGCGGGGGGCGCAGCGGACTTCTACGGCATGTACGGCAGCCTGTTCTTTATCGGCATCCTGCTCAGCACCGTGTTCCTCGTCGCCGCCGTCCTGATCATTTACTACAAGCAGATCTCCGAAGGCTATGAGGATGTGAAGCGTTTCGACATCATGCAGAAGGTCGGCATGACGAAAAAAGACATCCGCTCGAGCGTCCGCTCCCAGCTCCTCACCGTCTTTGCCCTGCCCCTGGTCTTCGCCGGGCTGCACCTGGTCTTCGCCTTCCCGATGATCCGCAAGATGCTGACCCTGTTCAGCCTCTACAACGTCGGTCTCTTCATCCGCACCACGGTGATCAGCTTTGTGGTCTTCGCCGCCTTCTACGCCGTCGTCTACCGGCTCACCTCCGGCGTCTACTACCGCATCGTCAGCAACGCCGACACCCACGAAATGTGA
- a CDS encoding ABC transporter ATP-binding protein — protein sequence MSLLEVKSLKKVYKTRFGGQSVEALKNVTFTVEEGEYVAIMGESGSGKTTLLNILAALDKATSGVVLLDGMDFSKIKESNVAAFRRDNLGFVFQEFNLLDTFTLEDNIYLPLVLAGKDYKEMSAKLAPIAETLGIKELLKKYPYEVSGGQKQRAAVARALITDPRIILADEPTGALDSRSTDELLRLFAEVNRQGQTILMVTHSARAASRAGRVLFIRDGEVFHQLYRGDMTDDLFYQKIADTLTLLAQGGDRE from the coding sequence ATGAGCCTGCTGGAAGTCAAAAGCCTGAAGAAAGTATATAAGACCCGTTTCGGCGGCCAGTCCGTCGAGGCGCTCAAAAACGTGACCTTCACCGTGGAGGAAGGTGAATACGTCGCAATCATGGGCGAAAGCGGATCCGGCAAAACCACGCTCCTGAACATCCTGGCCGCCCTGGACAAGGCCACCTCGGGCGTCGTCCTGCTCGACGGCATGGACTTCTCCAAGATCAAGGAGAGCAACGTCGCCGCCTTCCGCCGGGACAACCTGGGCTTCGTTTTCCAGGAGTTCAACCTGCTGGACACCTTCACCCTGGAGGACAACATCTACCTGCCCCTGGTCCTGGCCGGCAAGGATTACAAGGAAATGAGCGCCAAGCTCGCGCCCATCGCGGAAACCCTGGGAATCAAAGAACTGCTGAAGAAATACCCCTACGAGGTCTCCGGCGGCCAGAAGCAGCGCGCGGCGGTTGCCCGCGCCCTGATCACCGATCCCCGCATCATCCTGGCGGACGAGCCCACCGGCGCCCTGGATTCCCGCTCCACGGATGAACTGCTCCGCCTCTTCGCGGAAGTCAACCGCCAGGGCCAGACCATCCTCATGGTCACCCACTCCGCCCGCGCCGCCAGCCGGGCCGGCCGTGTCCTGTTCATCCGGGACGGCGAAGTGTTCCACCAGCTCTACCGCGGCGATATGACGGATGACCTGTTCTACCAGAAGATCGCCGATACCCTGACCCTGCTCGCCCAGGGAGGTGACCGGGAATGA
- a CDS encoding response regulator transcription factor, producing MEEYRILIVEDEKTIAEAVRSRLAMWGLAAETVTDFRNVMADFERVRPHLVLMDISLPFMNGYHWCTEIRKASSVPVIFVSSAADNMNIIMAVNMGADDFIAKPFDPDVLVAKVQALLRRSYDFAGSAPVLEHRGAVLNTGDNSITINGEKLDLTRNEYRILLTLMQNKGKIVSREKLMEALWQTDSFVDENTLTVNVGRLRRKLDAAGLPDFITTKFGEGYLVG from the coding sequence ATGGAAGAATACCGCATCCTGATCGTCGAGGACGAAAAAACCATCGCGGAGGCTGTCCGCTCCCGCCTGGCCATGTGGGGCCTGGCGGCGGAAACCGTAACGGATTTCCGCAACGTCATGGCGGACTTCGAGCGCGTGCGCCCGCACCTGGTCCTCATGGATATCTCCCTGCCGTTCATGAACGGCTACCACTGGTGCACGGAGATTCGCAAGGCTTCCTCCGTCCCGGTCATCTTCGTCTCCTCCGCGGCGGATAACATGAACATCATCATGGCCGTCAACATGGGCGCGGACGATTTCATCGCCAAGCCCTTCGACCCGGACGTCCTCGTCGCCAAGGTCCAGGCGCTGCTCCGCCGCTCCTACGACTTCGCCGGTTCCGCCCCCGTGCTCGAGCACCGCGGCGCCGTGCTGAACACCGGCGACAACAGCATTACGATCAACGGGGAAAAGCTGGATCTCACCCGCAATGAGTACCGCATCCTGCTGACCCTCATGCAGAACAAGGGAAAAATCGTCTCCCGCGAAAAGCTCATGGAAGCCCTCTGGCAGACGGACAGCTTCGTGGATGAGAATACCCTGACCGTCAACGTCGGCCGCCTGCGCCGCAAGCTGGACGCCGCGGGCCTGCCGGACTTCATCACAACCAAATTCGGCGAAGGCTACCTGGTGGGGTGA
- a CDS encoding sensor histidine kinase — protein sequence MKLFLRYLQSKLGVILLFLAFGAVLAFSFVLYRLPAEAVLYPAVLCVLLGIGVLLLDFFRVRRRHMVLRDLKEIDAELPEVRDIEAEDYREIVRLLREANREARTRSETDMAAMVDYYTLWVHQIKTPIAAMRLRLQDEDSELSRALLSDLGRIERYVSMVLTYLRLENGATDYVIKETDLDSVIRPVLRQFAGEFISRKLKLDYTPAERKVLTDGKWLSFVVEQVLSNALKYTPSGSVSISMEDPATLVVRDTGIGIPPEDLPRVFERNYTGLAGRADTRASGIGLSLCKSVCDRLGHTISIESTPGEGTSVRIDLSARKLEIE from the coding sequence ATGAAGCTGTTCCTGCGCTACCTGCAAAGCAAGCTCGGCGTGATCCTGCTGTTCCTGGCTTTCGGCGCCGTCCTGGCCTTTTCGTTCGTGCTGTACCGCCTGCCCGCGGAAGCCGTGCTGTATCCGGCGGTGCTCTGCGTGCTGCTGGGCATCGGCGTTCTCCTGCTGGATTTCTTCCGCGTCCGGCGCCGCCACATGGTGCTCCGGGACCTGAAGGAAATCGACGCGGAGCTGCCCGAGGTCCGGGATATTGAGGCCGAAGACTACCGGGAGATCGTCCGCCTCCTGCGGGAGGCGAACCGAGAAGCCCGCACCCGTTCGGAAACGGACATGGCCGCCATGGTGGATTACTACACCCTCTGGGTGCACCAGATCAAAACGCCCATCGCCGCTATGCGCCTCCGCCTGCAGGATGAGGACAGCGAGCTGTCCCGCGCCCTGCTTTCCGATCTCGGCCGCATCGAGCGCTACGTCTCCATGGTCCTCACCTACCTGCGCCTGGAAAACGGCGCAACGGACTACGTCATCAAAGAAACCGACCTGGATTCCGTCATCCGCCCGGTTCTCCGCCAGTTCGCCGGGGAGTTCATCTCCCGGAAGCTGAAGCTGGACTACACCCCGGCGGAACGGAAGGTCCTCACGGACGGCAAATGGCTCTCCTTCGTCGTGGAGCAGGTGCTCTCCAACGCGCTGAAATACACCCCTTCGGGCTCCGTTTCCATTTCCATGGAGGATCCCGCCACCCTGGTCGTCCGGGATACCGGCATCGGCATCCCCCCGGAAGACCTGCCCCGCGTGTTTGAGCGGAACTACACCGGTCTGGCCGGCCGCGCGGACACCCGCGCCAGCGGCATCGGCCTCAGCCTGTGCAAAAGCGTCTGCGACCGCCTCGGCCACACCATTTCCATTGAATCCACTCCCGGCGAAGGCACTTCCGTGCGCATCGATCTTTCCGCCCGGAAACTGGAAATTGAGTAA
- the tatB gene encoding twin-arginine translocase subunit TatB has protein sequence MFNIGFSELIIVLLIAFLVVGPKDLPRVARWLGRSVKKLRQMIQEVKKETGWADLEKEYKDTKNDVDKAVKDLKNDLDVTKELKGAAEDVNKSVKSVADELHAAGKDIEAETKEIREETMKK, from the coding sequence ATGTTCAATATCGGGTTTTCCGAGCTGATTATTGTGCTGCTGATCGCCTTCCTGGTGGTCGGGCCGAAGGACCTGCCGCGGGTGGCCCGGTGGCTGGGACGCTCGGTGAAGAAGCTGCGGCAGATGATCCAGGAGGTCAAGAAGGAAACCGGGTGGGCCGACCTCGAAAAAGAATATAAAGACACAAAGAACGACGTGGACAAGGCCGTGAAGGACCTGAAGAACGACCTGGACGTGACAAAAGAGCTGAAGGGCGCTGCGGAGGACGTGAACAAGAGCGTGAAGAGCGTGGCGGACGAGCTGCACGCGGCCGGGAAGGATATCGAGGCGGAAACGAAAGAGATCC